One genomic segment of Chryseobacterium phocaeense includes these proteins:
- a CDS encoding RNA polymerase sigma factor has translation MKLLFGNKKEDLLSRLKKQDPAAQKIFYEQNVKKFLSTAKSYVTDLYQAEDCVIKAFCKIFKHIETFRGDGNLEGWARRIVVNECLNFIKSHKTVFYIDDINPAFMVETHDEDPVFDFNAQELLDQLPDGYRMVFNLYVLEGFSHQEISETLKISLAVSKTQLFRAKEKLRVLYLQQQKKMKNEHAQR, from the coding sequence ATGAAGCTTTTGTTTGGAAATAAAAAAGAAGACTTGCTAAGCCGCCTTAAAAAACAGGATCCGGCTGCTCAGAAAATTTTTTATGAGCAGAATGTGAAGAAATTCCTGAGTACGGCCAAAAGCTACGTCACGGACTTATATCAGGCAGAGGATTGCGTGATCAAAGCGTTCTGTAAGATTTTCAAACACATTGAAACGTTCCGGGGAGATGGAAACCTGGAAGGATGGGCCAGAAGAATTGTCGTGAATGAATGCCTCAATTTTATCAAAAGCCATAAAACGGTTTTTTATATTGACGATATCAATCCCGCTTTTATGGTAGAGACTCATGATGAAGATCCCGTCTTTGATTTTAATGCCCAGGAGCTTTTGGATCAGCTGCCGGATGGCTACAGGATGGTTTTTAACCTATATGTCCTGGAAGGGTTTTCGCATCAGGAAATTTCAGAGACGCTGAAAATTTCTTTAGCAGTAAGTAAAACCCAGCTGTTTCGTGCAAAAGAGAAGTTAAGGGTACTGTATCTCCAACAACAAAAAAAAATGAAAAATGAACACGCTCAGAGATAA
- a CDS encoding ABC transporter ATP-binding protein: MITINNLSKTYGTATVLNIEHLEIPNGETFGLVGNNGAGKTTLFSLMLDLIQPTTGFVSIDDIKVNESEAWKNKVSAFVDDTFLIGYLTPEEYFYFIGELRGQNKASVDEFLKPFHDFFNGEILNSGKYVRDLSKGNQKKVGIIGAVIGNPEIVILDEPFANLDPSTQIKLKNLIKELSKQDGVTFLISSHDLSHTTEVCNRIVVVNKGQLVKDIQTNPETLRDLEQYFADQVSTPSGI, from the coding sequence ATGATTACTATTAATAACTTATCCAAAACATACGGAACGGCTACCGTTCTTAATATTGAACATCTTGAAATTCCGAATGGAGAAACATTTGGTCTTGTAGGAAACAACGGAGCAGGGAAAACTACGCTTTTCAGCCTTATGCTCGACCTGATCCAGCCAACAACCGGTTTTGTAAGCATTGATGATATCAAAGTCAATGAATCCGAAGCCTGGAAAAATAAAGTCTCAGCTTTTGTAGATGATACCTTTCTGATTGGCTATCTGACACCGGAAGAATATTTCTACTTCATCGGGGAGCTGAGAGGGCAGAATAAAGCTTCTGTAGACGAGTTTTTAAAACCTTTCCACGATTTTTTCAACGGCGAGATCCTTAATTCAGGAAAATATGTCCGCGATTTATCAAAAGGAAACCAGAAAAAAGTAGGAATTATAGGAGCAGTGATTGGAAATCCGGAAATTGTGATCCTTGACGAGCCTTTTGCCAACCTGGATCCTTCCACTCAGATTAAACTTAAAAATTTAATTAAAGAGCTTTCAAAGCAGGACGGCGTTACTTTTCTGATCTCCAGCCACGACCTTTCACATACCACGGAAGTCTGTAACCGGATTGTAGTGGTAAATAAAGGCCAGCTGGTAAAAGATATTCAGACGAACCCTGAAACACTGAGAGATCTTGAGCAGTATTTTGCAGACCAGGTTTCCACACCTTCCGGTATCTAA
- a CDS encoding DUF5687 family protein, with amino-acid sequence MFLKFLRLEIKSFFRGTSVGVNLAMKILRFIGILYFTACLAGGAFAAFFYVREEMHMDPLKVVSKFLIIGWAADLIFKYIWQEMPTQNIKPFLTLNIPKNTLVNYMLIKTFLSALSWLNSIFFITFSIIAMFNGYSILGVLTWFVGISLLFYLNNFINILFNNKETVAIAVGCIFALTAGLAYYNIVPVLSYSENFFYNFYERPYFIVISVVLFAALWKITFNHVRQEFYLDQGLEAKKTFGKTENIAFLNKYGVIGTFINNDIKMLRRNKVTKGILMGSFFFLFYGLLMYTSVIYKTPAMMMFMGLFVTGGFQFLFGQRVPSFDSSYYPLMMTLNVPYKEYLKAKWWLINIITAASIIVALFYAYFGWEVYLTFFAAGIYNIGVNSQLTLWSGAFNKTQIDLNSREKRIGQKNSFNLKAMFLLIPKMLLPMGVFAVSKYLFGMTAGVASIAVLGLAGFMFREKIFDIIVKQYKREKYSTLDAFKNKG; translated from the coding sequence ATGTTTCTAAAGTTCCTCAGGCTGGAAATCAAAAGCTTTTTCCGCGGTACTTCTGTAGGGGTGAACCTTGCCATGAAGATCCTTCGTTTTATAGGGATTCTCTATTTTACGGCATGTCTTGCCGGCGGTGCTTTTGCCGCATTTTTCTATGTGCGGGAAGAAATGCATATGGATCCGCTGAAAGTGGTTTCAAAATTCTTAATCATCGGCTGGGCAGCAGACCTGATCTTCAAATACATCTGGCAGGAAATGCCGACCCAGAACATTAAGCCGTTCCTGACCTTGAACATTCCCAAAAATACGCTGGTCAATTATATGCTGATCAAAACCTTTCTTTCAGCATTAAGCTGGCTGAATTCCATCTTTTTTATTACCTTCTCGATCATTGCCATGTTCAATGGGTACAGCATTTTGGGTGTTCTAACATGGTTTGTCGGGATTTCTTTATTGTTTTATCTTAATAATTTTATCAATATTCTGTTTAATAATAAAGAAACGGTTGCCATTGCTGTAGGCTGTATTTTTGCTTTAACCGCAGGTCTTGCGTATTATAATATCGTACCTGTACTTTCCTATTCTGAAAATTTCTTCTATAATTTTTATGAAAGACCATATTTCATTGTGATTTCTGTCGTGCTTTTTGCAGCTTTATGGAAAATTACTTTTAACCATGTAAGACAGGAATTTTATCTTGATCAGGGGCTTGAAGCTAAAAAAACGTTCGGTAAAACGGAGAATATTGCTTTCCTGAATAAATACGGCGTTATCGGGACATTTATCAATAACGATATTAAAATGCTGCGGCGCAATAAAGTAACAAAAGGTATCCTTATGGGAAGCTTTTTCTTCCTTTTTTACGGTTTGCTGATGTATACTTCCGTAATTTACAAAACACCGGCTATGATGATGTTTATGGGACTGTTTGTAACAGGTGGCTTTCAGTTCCTGTTCGGGCAGAGGGTTCCTTCCTTCGACAGCTCATACTATCCGCTGATGATGACGCTGAATGTTCCATATAAAGAATATCTGAAAGCAAAATGGTGGCTCATTAATATCATCACAGCGGCATCAATTATTGTGGCGTTATTCTACGCCTATTTCGGATGGGAGGTTTATCTGACCTTCTTTGCGGCAGGGATTTATAATATCGGGGTGAATTCCCAGCTTACCCTTTGGTCAGGGGCATTTAACAAAACCCAGATCGATCTTAACTCCAGGGAAAAAAGAATAGGTCAGAAAAACAGCTTTAATCTGAAAGCTATGTTTCTTCTTATTCCTAAGATGCTTCTTCCCATGGGCGTTTTTGCAGTTTCAAAATACCTGTTCGGAATGACAGCCGGAGTGGCAAGCATTGCAGTTCTGGGCCTTGCAGGCTTTATGTTCAGGGAGAAAATATTCGATATTATCGTAAAACAATACAAAAGAGAAAAGTACAGTACGCTGGACGCATTTAAAAATAAAGGCTAA
- a CDS encoding DNA repair protein RecN has protein sequence MLSRIYIKNFALIDTLEVSLNNGLQVITGETGAGKSIILGALRLILGERAEVKSISKSEEKSIVETEFDLNNRFKKFFVENDLDYEHHTIIRREILPSGKSRAFINDVPVTLDVLKELSSQLIDIHSQFETSNLFTAEYQFKIIDGLSENKKNIEEYQNEFSDFQSLKIQLKKLQTQLSENRKESDYKDFLLNELEELKLDDVDYEDLQNQLSVQENAEMISENLAQILSRFHQEEMGILSFFNEAKSKLSKISEVSNSFSELDERMETSFVELKDIISELENEAEKIEINPVSLAILVELNNKINSLFLKHNVSDISELKELRDQLAGEQKGASELENQIADIEENISRKEKSLQSLAENLSKNRKKSVPLFIKKAEGLLKKLGLEKAKVDIELQDSPEFNAFGKENIQLLFQANSGFPLKPIQTAISGGERSRVMLAVKKIIAESDELPTLILDEIDTGVSGKVAEEIGNLMREMSSDMQLIVISHLAQVAAKGNNNYKVVKRDISGKTQSTIIPLNEEEKLNEIAQLLSGSKITEAAMAQAKELIG, from the coding sequence ATGCTTTCGAGAATTTACATTAAAAATTTCGCCCTCATTGATACCCTTGAAGTATCGTTGAATAATGGCCTGCAGGTAATTACCGGGGAAACAGGAGCGGGGAAATCTATTATTTTAGGAGCCTTAAGGCTGATCCTTGGCGAAAGGGCAGAGGTAAAGTCTATCTCCAAATCAGAAGAAAAAAGTATTGTAGAAACTGAATTTGATCTCAACAACCGGTTCAAAAAATTCTTTGTTGAAAATGATCTGGACTATGAACATCATACCATTATCAGAAGGGAAATTCTTCCTTCCGGAAAATCCAGGGCATTCATCAATGACGTTCCCGTAACGCTTGATGTGCTGAAAGAATTATCTTCCCAATTGATCGATATTCACTCACAGTTTGAAACTTCAAACCTCTTTACGGCAGAATATCAGTTTAAGATTATTGACGGACTTTCTGAAAATAAAAAAAACATTGAAGAGTATCAGAATGAGTTTTCAGACTTCCAGAGCTTAAAAATACAGCTTAAAAAACTCCAGACACAGCTTTCCGAAAATAGAAAAGAAAGTGATTACAAAGACTTCCTGCTGAATGAGCTGGAAGAATTGAAACTGGATGATGTAGACTACGAAGATCTTCAGAACCAGCTTTCCGTTCAGGAAAATGCAGAGATGATCTCTGAAAACCTTGCACAGATCCTGTCAAGATTCCATCAGGAGGAAATGGGGATCCTTTCCTTTTTTAACGAAGCTAAAAGTAAATTATCAAAAATATCAGAAGTTTCAAACAGCTTTTCCGAGCTGGATGAAAGAATGGAAACCTCTTTTGTGGAATTGAAAGATATTATTTCCGAGCTTGAAAATGAAGCGGAAAAAATAGAGATCAATCCGGTAAGTCTTGCCATTCTTGTTGAGCTTAATAATAAAATCAACAGTCTGTTTTTAAAACATAATGTTTCGGATATTAGTGAACTGAAAGAGCTTAGAGATCAGCTTGCAGGTGAACAGAAAGGCGCTTCAGAACTTGAAAATCAGATCGCTGATATAGAAGAAAATATTTCCAGAAAAGAGAAAAGCCTCCAATCTCTTGCTGAAAACTTATCCAAAAACAGAAAAAAATCCGTTCCTCTCTTTATTAAAAAAGCAGAAGGACTTCTGAAAAAGCTAGGTCTTGAAAAAGCAAAGGTTGATATTGAACTTCAGGACAGTCCCGAGTTTAATGCTTTCGGGAAAGAAAATATCCAGCTGCTGTTCCAGGCCAATTCAGGATTCCCGTTAAAACCTATCCAAACGGCTATTTCAGGGGGTGAAAGATCCCGGGTAATGCTTGCTGTGAAGAAAATCATTGCAGAGAGCGATGAGCTTCCAACGCTTATTCTTGACGAAATTGATACCGGGGTTTCCGGAAAAGTAGCGGAGGAAATCGGGAACCTGATGCGCGAAATGTCTTCAGATATGCAGCTTATTGTCATCTCACACCTCGCACAGGTGGCAGCCAAAGGAAACAACAATTACAAAGTCGTGAAACGCGATATCTCCGGCAAAACACAATCCACCATTATTCCTCTGAACGAAGAGGAAAAACTCAACGAAATTGCCCAGCTTCTTTCCGGCAGTAAGATCACAGAAGCTGCGATGGCGCAGGCTAAAGAATTGATAGGGTAA
- the porD gene encoding type IX secretion system protein PorD, which produces MKKFISLFLLLFIYNLSFSQELLATVQINSQQLGGSNQQAYKALEKSLRDFINNTSWTGKKLQNFEKIKCNFAVVIAERDGNRFKGSIVIQAVRPVFSTTYESPLINLQDQRFAFEYIENENLVFNERQFSGKNLIDVVSFYVYVILGYDADSFQSMGGTQWFAKAQQIAQNSQNRNYEGWNMINEPRSRTILINEIINPNWNQLRSTMYTYHRAGLDNLFNQDQTAGKKVIFDALMQLKRYENSFQQSYYFNLFLDNKSDEIFNIFNSGNNGGIILNDLKQLMIILSPKNSENKWDKWK; this is translated from the coding sequence ATGAAAAAATTCATAAGCCTATTCTTACTGCTTTTTATATACAACCTGAGTTTTTCCCAGGAACTGCTTGCTACGGTGCAGATCAACTCCCAACAGTTGGGAGGAAGTAACCAGCAGGCATACAAAGCTCTGGAAAAAAGTCTTCGGGACTTTATTAACAATACCAGCTGGACCGGGAAAAAGCTCCAGAACTTTGAGAAGATCAAATGCAATTTCGCCGTTGTTATTGCGGAAAGGGACGGAAACAGATTCAAAGGAAGCATTGTGATTCAGGCGGTGCGTCCGGTATTCAGTACCACGTATGAGTCTCCGTTGATTAACCTTCAGGACCAGAGATTTGCTTTTGAATACATTGAAAATGAAAACCTGGTTTTTAATGAAAGACAGTTTTCCGGCAAAAATCTGATTGATGTAGTAAGCTTTTATGTGTATGTGATCTTAGGCTATGATGCAGACAGCTTCCAGTCCATGGGTGGTACCCAATGGTTTGCAAAAGCACAGCAGATTGCCCAGAACTCCCAGAACAGGAATTATGAAGGATGGAATATGATCAACGAGCCGAGAAGCCGCACCATACTGATTAATGAAATCATCAATCCGAACTGGAACCAGCTGCGTTCTACCATGTATACCTATCACAGAGCCGGACTGGACAATTTGTTCAACCAGGATCAGACAGCGGGTAAAAAAGTGATCTTTGATGCACTGATGCAGCTGAAAAGATATGAAAACTCATTCCAGCAGTCCTACTATTTCAACCTGTTCCTGGATAATAAAAGCGATGAAATCTTCAATATTTTCAATTCCGGGAATAACGGGGGTATTATCCTGAATGACCTTAAGCAATTGATGATCATTCTTTCTCCGAAAAATTCCGAGAACAAATGGGATAAATGGAAATAA
- the coaBC gene encoding bifunctional phosphopantothenoylcysteine decarboxylase/phosphopantothenate--cysteine ligase CoaBC, which yields MSVSGKKILIAVSGGIAAYKIHFLIRDFVKKGADVQVIMTPDAEQFVTKLSLSTLSKNPVYSDFYGDNGTWNSHVEMALWADVMIVAPCTANTLAKMTHGMCDNLVIATYMSAKCPVFIAPAMDLDMYAHPSTRQNIELAEDYGHIIIPAETGELASGLIGQGRMAEPETIVSTVEKFFTSENIKKSLEGKTVLITAGPTYEAIDPVRFIGNHSSGKMGFSLAEEASKRGANVILISGPSFQTTDDKNIQLHKVTSAREMLNKVFEFYDRVDIGIASAAVADYAPKEVAKEKIKKNDDSLTIELVKNPDILKTMGEKKTHQFLVGFALETQNEEENAKGKLEKKNLDMIVLNSLRDEGAGFKNDTNKIKIFTRTEKKEFNLKSKDEVAADILDFVEAQLLK from the coding sequence ATGAGTGTTTCCGGCAAAAAGATACTGATCGCCGTTTCCGGAGGAATTGCGGCCTATAAAATCCATTTCCTGATCCGGGATTTTGTGAAAAAAGGGGCCGATGTTCAGGTGATAATGACTCCCGATGCAGAACAGTTTGTAACGAAGCTGAGCCTTTCTACCCTTTCAAAAAATCCGGTCTATTCAGATTTTTATGGAGACAATGGAACCTGGAACAGTCATGTGGAAATGGCATTATGGGCAGACGTTATGATCGTTGCACCTTGCACAGCTAATACTTTAGCTAAAATGACGCACGGAATGTGTGATAACCTCGTCATTGCCACGTATATGTCCGCGAAATGTCCCGTATTTATTGCTCCTGCTATGGATCTTGATATGTATGCGCACCCTTCTACCAGACAGAATATTGAACTGGCTGAAGATTATGGGCACATCATCATTCCGGCTGAAACAGGTGAGCTGGCCAGTGGCCTTATCGGGCAGGGAAGAATGGCGGAACCGGAAACCATTGTTTCAACCGTTGAAAAATTCTTTACATCAGAAAATATTAAAAAAAGTCTTGAAGGAAAAACTGTACTGATCACGGCTGGACCTACTTATGAAGCAATTGATCCTGTAAGGTTTATCGGGAATCATTCCTCAGGAAAAATGGGCTTTTCCCTGGCGGAAGAGGCGTCAAAAAGAGGAGCAAATGTGATTCTGATCTCAGGACCCAGTTTCCAGACTACGGATGATAAGAATATCCAGCTCCATAAAGTAACTTCTGCAAGAGAAATGCTGAATAAAGTGTTTGAGTTTTATGACCGCGTGGATATTGGCATTGCAAGCGCTGCGGTGGCAGATTATGCTCCAAAAGAGGTCGCCAAAGAGAAAATTAAAAAGAATGATGATAGTTTAACCATTGAACTCGTTAAAAATCCGGATATCCTTAAAACCATGGGCGAAAAGAAAACCCATCAGTTTCTGGTAGGATTTGCCCTGGAAACGCAGAATGAAGAGGAAAATGCCAAAGGAAAACTGGAAAAGAAAAACCTGGATATGATCGTGCTGAACTCCCTCCGTGACGAAGGAGCCGGCTTTAAAAATGATACCAATAAAATCAAGATATTCACCAGAACCGAAAAGAAAGAATTCAATCTGAAGTCCAAAGATGAGGTAGCCGCGGATATTCTGGATTTTGTTGAGGCTCAACTTTTAAAATAA
- a CDS encoding DNA-directed RNA polymerase subunit omega: protein MSVKDTKAEVNTITYDKDKIEDKVGSIYEAIVIMGKRAEQINAEIRTELHNKLDEFAVHNSTLEEVFENREQIEISKHYEKLPKPTSIAIEEWLNEDIYFRKTEDRK, encoded by the coding sequence ATGAGTGTAAAAGATACAAAAGCAGAAGTAAATACTATTACTTACGATAAAGACAAGATTGAAGATAAAGTAGGTTCAATCTATGAAGCGATTGTTATCATGGGAAAGAGAGCAGAGCAGATTAATGCGGAGATCCGTACGGAACTTCACAATAAACTGGATGAATTTGCTGTGCACAATTCTACATTGGAAGAAGTTTTCGAAAACAGAGAGCAGATTGAGATCTCCAAGCATTACGAAAAGCTTCCTAAGCCTACCTCTATTGCTATCGAGGAATGGCTGAATGAAGATATCTATTTCAGAAAGACAGAAGACAGAAAATAA
- a CDS encoding outer membrane protein assembly factor BamD encodes MKKYILGLFAVAVVSSCVSQQERAMKSADKNFILKAANENFAKKKWKNALALYDRLTNLVAGTDDFPNVGFNTAYANYYDKSYKLAGHQFKNFAVNFPKDPRAEEAAYMSALCYYEGSMDYNLDQSTTETAINELQDFLTNYPNSERSKNISQLIDELSYKLEFKAYENARQYFKMGEYKAANVALENVLEDFPSTKLRPKIYDYIMKSRYELATKSIYDLKDERIESALSYTKLVEKELPDTEYSKTAAELREKLEKEKQNFVVVKKQTEARIAALTARQKKEADRMAEKNKTDQQIKDQISNEKKAMQIQRDSAALQTPPPAATFKIQR; translated from the coding sequence ATGAAAAAATATATTTTAGGTCTTTTTGCAGTAGCAGTTGTTTCCTCTTGCGTAAGCCAGCAGGAAAGAGCAATGAAGAGTGCTGACAAGAATTTTATCTTAAAGGCGGCTAATGAAAATTTTGCCAAAAAGAAATGGAAAAATGCATTGGCTCTATATGACAGGCTTACTAACCTCGTGGCAGGAACAGATGACTTCCCGAATGTAGGTTTTAATACGGCTTATGCCAATTACTATGACAAAAGCTACAAGCTGGCAGGACACCAGTTTAAAAACTTTGCTGTAAATTTCCCTAAAGATCCTAGAGCAGAAGAAGCGGCATATATGTCTGCATTATGCTACTATGAAGGTTCTATGGATTATAATCTGGACCAGTCTACGACAGAAACAGCGATCAATGAACTTCAGGATTTCCTGACGAATTATCCTAATTCCGAAAGATCTAAAAACATCAGCCAGCTGATTGACGAGCTGTCTTATAAATTAGAATTTAAAGCCTACGAGAATGCAAGACAGTATTTCAAAATGGGTGAATATAAAGCAGCTAACGTAGCATTGGAAAATGTGCTGGAAGATTTTCCAAGTACAAAACTTCGTCCGAAGATCTATGACTATATCATGAAATCAAGGTATGAGTTGGCTACAAAGTCTATTTATGATCTTAAAGATGAGCGTATCGAAAGTGCCCTGTCTTACACAAAACTGGTAGAAAAAGAGCTTCCGGATACAGAATATTCCAAAACAGCAGCAGAGCTGAGAGAAAAACTGGAAAAAGAAAAGCAGAACTTCGTAGTTGTAAAAAAACAGACCGAAGCAAGAATTGCGGCATTAACGGCAAGGCAGAAAAAAGAAGCGGATAGAATGGCGGAGAAGAATAAAACGGATCAGCAGATCAAGGATCAGATCAGTAATGAAAAGAAGGCAATGCAGATCCAGAGGGACAGTGCGGCACTTCAGACCCCACCGCCGGCAGCCACTTTCAAAATTCAAAGATAA
- a CDS encoding TetR/AcrR family transcriptional regulator has translation MRKKFTEKQIHILDIAEELIAKKGYEGTSVRDICSKANINVAMISYYFGSKEKMMSYLYQYRVLKTRENFSEFADTIKDGKPEMQLREIIKYIVSQLFKYNYFHGFVTQELRHTENLKDELLDFYQLFVKKLDDVIKKGVASGVFTFTPKPEDILTMILGSTLFVIRNKNFYELYVPSKNEEAYTKEAEKKVRMNLLVSVFAILGYAAD, from the coding sequence ATGAGAAAAAAATTTACAGAAAAACAGATCCATATATTGGATATTGCCGAAGAACTTATTGCGAAAAAAGGATACGAGGGAACTTCTGTAAGAGATATCTGTTCCAAAGCCAATATCAATGTGGCGATGATTTCCTATTACTTCGGTTCCAAGGAAAAAATGATGTCCTATCTTTATCAGTACAGGGTATTGAAAACCAGGGAGAATTTTTCAGAATTTGCAGATACCATCAAGGACGGCAAACCTGAAATGCAGCTTAGAGAGATCATTAAATACATTGTTTCCCAGCTCTTCAAATACAATTATTTCCACGGGTTTGTCACCCAGGAACTCCGGCATACTGAAAATCTTAAAGATGAATTGCTGGATTTCTATCAGCTGTTCGTAAAGAAACTGGATGATGTTATCAAAAAAGGAGTGGCTTCGGGGGTGTTTACCTTCACGCCGAAACCGGAAGATATTCTTACCATGATCCTCGGCTCTACCTTATTTGTGATCAGAAATAAAAATTTCTATGAACTCTATGTGCCGAGCAAAAATGAAGAAGCTTACACCAAAGAAGCGGAGAAAAAAGTAAGAATGAATCTTCTGGTGAGTGTTTTTGCTATTTTGGGATACGCTGCAGACTAA
- a CDS encoding TatD family hydrolase → MDFFDFHHHTKNILYGIYNLEQGAIPPESPYSIGIHPKDIIADSLEGQFGWLTSNISENCLAIGECGLDSMVSIPQKIQEEVFLRQIRISNEVRRPMIIHCVRKFYEVISFKKKAEQALIIHGFNKKQRIADDLLSNNFYLSFGKAVLYHLSLQDVVRNTPLDKIFLETDNESFNIEELYLKVSELKGISLEQLNEHILENLDTIKNG, encoded by the coding sequence ATGGATTTTTTTGATTTTCACCATCATACGAAGAATATTCTCTACGGTATCTACAATCTAGAGCAGGGCGCGATTCCTCCGGAATCACCTTATTCTATTGGTATTCATCCTAAAGATATCATCGCAGATTCTCTGGAAGGACAGTTTGGCTGGCTGACATCCAATATTTCAGAAAACTGCCTGGCCATAGGAGAATGTGGCCTTGATTCGATGGTTTCCATTCCACAAAAAATTCAGGAAGAGGTTTTCTTAAGACAGATCCGTATTTCCAACGAGGTCAGGAGACCTATGATCATTCACTGTGTAAGAAAATTTTACGAAGTGATTTCTTTTAAAAAGAAAGCCGAACAAGCCCTTATTATTCACGGTTTCAATAAAAAGCAGCGCATTGCCGATGACCTGCTGAGTAATAATTTTTATCTGAGTTTTGGAAAAGCGGTTTTGTATCATTTATCTTTGCAGGATGTTGTAAGAAACACCCCTTTAGACAAAATCTTTTTAGAGACTGATAATGAATCTTTTAATATTGAGGAATTGTATTTAAAAGTTTCCGAGTTAAAGGGTATTTCTCTGGAACAACTGAATGAACATATTCTGGAAAATTTAGACACAATAAAGAATGGATAA
- a CDS encoding tRNA threonylcarbamoyladenosine dehydratase → MDKYWLERTELLIKEDGLEKLNKAKVLVVGLGGVGSFAAEFLARAGVGSMTIVDGDTVDITNINRQLPALHSTVGKHKVEVVAERLLDINPALQLVKINEFLNPERMDEVLDADQFDYILDCIDSVTPKLCLIRAAKRRKIKIVSSMGAGGKTDPSKVMVRDISKTQNCFLARQIRKRLKKEKINKGFRCVFSNELQQEESLKMTDGLNYKRSFYGTISYMPAIFGLYAASEVINYLVKKD, encoded by the coding sequence ATGGATAAGTATTGGCTGGAGAGAACGGAACTCCTGATCAAAGAAGATGGATTAGAGAAGCTTAATAAGGCCAAGGTGCTGGTCGTAGGTCTGGGAGGCGTAGGTTCTTTCGCTGCAGAATTTCTGGCCAGAGCCGGGGTAGGAAGTATGACCATCGTTGACGGTGATACGGTAGATATCACGAACATCAACCGCCAGCTTCCCGCACTTCATTCTACAGTAGGAAAACATAAAGTGGAAGTAGTAGCAGAAAGACTTCTTGACATCAACCCTGCACTTCAATTAGTCAAAATCAACGAATTCCTTAATCCGGAAAGGATGGATGAAGTTCTTGATGCGGACCAGTTTGATTATATCCTGGACTGCATTGACAGTGTCACTCCAAAGCTATGTCTCATCAGGGCTGCAAAACGACGAAAAATAAAAATTGTAAGCTCCATGGGAGCTGGTGGAAAGACCGATCCAAGTAAAGTAATGGTAAGGGACATCAGCAAAACACAAAACTGTTTTCTCGCCAGACAGATTAGAAAAAGATTAAAAAAAGAAAAGATCAACAAAGGGTTCAGATGTGTATTCTCCAATGAACTTCAGCAGGAGGAAAGCTTAAAAATGACCGACGGATTGAACTATAAAAGATCTTTTTACGGTACTATCAGCTATATGCCCGCTATTTTCGGATTGTATGCAGCATCTGAAGTCATCAATTATCTAGTGAAAAAAGATTAA
- the rnpA gene encoding ribonuclease P protein component, translating into MQNFKYPREEKLKKNTEIALLFEKGKWRSCGNLRLIILKDKPTQPVEHHKFGVSVSKRYFKKAVHRNRVKRLLRECYRLNKEQFKEAFGNKTLAMMFWVSPELPAKFQEVEEQFIKLCQMQKKS; encoded by the coding sequence ATGCAGAACTTTAAATACCCGAGAGAGGAAAAACTCAAAAAAAACACTGAAATCGCTTTACTTTTTGAAAAAGGTAAATGGAGAAGCTGTGGAAATCTGAGATTGATTATTCTGAAGGATAAACCTACTCAGCCCGTAGAACATCACAAATTTGGGGTTTCTGTTTCTAAAAGGTATTTTAAGAAAGCGGTACATCGGAACAGGGTGAAAAGACTGTTAAGGGAATGCTACCGTCTCAACAAGGAGCAGTTTAAAGAAGCATTTGGAAATAAAACACTGGCAATGATGTTTTGGGTTTCTCCTGAACTTCCAGCTAAGTTTCAGGAGGTGGAGGAGCAGTTTATTAAGCTGTGCCAGATGCAGAAGAAGTCTTGA